The DNA region AGCCAGGCGATCTTGCAAACTTTTAACAATAAAGACAGATTCAATTGCGCCAGCGCCACCGAGTAGATGGCCCGTCATCGATTTTGTAGCTGATACCGCAACGTGATCGGCATCATCGCCAAGGGCTGCGCGCAGCGCGTTGGCCTCGGCAACATCTCCTGCAGGGGTAGAAGTTGCATGTGCATTTAAGTGAACGATGTCTTTCGTGGAAAGACCGGCATCACGCAGCGCAAATTTAATCGCACGTTGTACTCCAGCACCATCTGGATCAGGAGCTGCGATGTGATATCCATCTGAGGTTAAACCTTGACCTACTATTTCACAGTAAATTCTCGCACCGCGAGCGCGCGCATGTTCGTACTCTTCAAGAACTAATACTCCGCCACCCTCACCTAAAACGAAGCCATCTCGATTTAGATCATAGGGCCGTGATGCACGGGCAGGATCATCGTTTCGTGTCGAGAGAGCCTTCATCGCGGCAAAACCTGACATCGGCATTACGTGAATTGCAGCTTCAACGCCTCCGCTAACGACTATGTCGGCGCGATCATGTCGAATCATCTCAAGCGCATAACCAATTGCCTCGGCTCCTGATGCACAAGCACTCACCGGTGTATGAACGCCAGCCTTTGCTTGTAGTTCAAGACCGACATTTGCCGCAGGTCCATTTGGCATTAACATCGGAACGGTATGCGGGCTCACTAGACGTGCACCTTTTTCGCGCAAGATGTCATATTGGTCGAGCATTGTTGTTACGCCACCAATTCCCGATGCAATGACAACACCTAAACGCTCTTTATCCATCTCGGGAGAGCCAGCATCGTTCCATGCCTCACGGGATGCAATAATGGCAAACTGCTCAGATCTATCCAAGCGGCGCATTTCAACGCGCTCCATCTGCTCACTTGGTTCAACTGCAACACGAGCGGCAAAGCGAACTGGAATAGTTTGTGCCCACTCTTCAGTGAGTAATCGAACACCGCTAGTGCCTGCTAAGAGCGCCGACCATGTCGTTGCTACATCACCGCCTAGAGGCGTAGTCGCACCGAGTCCGGTAACGACAACCCGACGGGCAGACATAGGAAAGTTTTCTACTTGCTACTTAGCTGCGTTGACAATGAAGTTAACGGCATCGCCAACAGTGACGAGATCTGTTACAGCTTCATCTGGAATCTTCACACCAAAACGCTCTTCTGCGGCAACGACAACTTCAACCATGCTCAGTGAGTCAACTTCTAAATCCTCCGTGAAGTTCTTGTCCAATTCAATTGATGCAGCAGGAATGCCAGCTACTTCTTCAACGATCTCTTTTAATCCTGAAAGTACATCTGCTTGTGCAAGTGCCATTTTATTTCTTCCATCCGTTAGCTGGTTTAAGTACTGATACTAATAGGTCGTTATTCTCTATGAAAAAAACGATACTTACGAGTAATAGCGCCCTTGAGTGGCGGAAATCTCAAGGTTTTGGGGGCAATTGCACTACTTGAGCGGCAAATACTAGGCCTGCGCCATAGCCGATAAGTAGTGCTAATTCGCCGTGAAGTTGCGGATGTTTTTCTAGAAGTACTTCCATGGCAAGGGGAATCGAGGCGGCAGAAGTATTTCCATTTACCCGAATATCATCTGCGATCACAACATGTGATGGGATTTTTATCTCCTTGGCCATGGATTCGATGATGCGCATATTTGCCTGATGAGGGATGAAAGCGCCAAGTTCATCGGGACGCACACCGGCGGCTTCTAACGCTTTTATTCCTACTTTACTTACGGTAAATACCGCCCATCGATAAACTGCTTGACCTTGCTGTGAAATATTTGGCCAACCAATTTCAGAAACGCCTTTATCAGGTGAATATCTAAACTCTGTATAAGCAGGGCTCAACAAAATTGCATCTCGCGAATCGGCATCTGAGCCCCACGCTACTGGACCTATACGTGCCTCGTCACTGCGTCCAATAACCACTGCGCCAGCGCCATCTCCAAAGATAAATGCCGTTGCTCGATCATTTGGGTCGGTAAAATCTGAGAGCTTTTCAACTCCAACGACTAATACATTTTTTGCAGTACCTGTACGAACAAGGTCACTTGCCATTGCAACTCCGTAGCAAAAACCGGCGCAAGCAGCACTGAGATCAAAAGCCGCGGCTTTTGGGTTACCTAAAAGATTTATCAAATCTGTTGCCGCGCTAGGTGCTTGGAATGGATATGTGATTGTGGCGAGAATCAAAGTATCAATATCAGCAATCGTTAAATTTGCACGCTTAAGTGCCATTTCGCAGGCAGCTTGTGCCATTGTAATTATTGTTTCATCAGGACCAGCAAAGCGGCGGGATTGAATTCCGGTGCGTTGTTGAATCCACTCATCGCTGGAATCTATGCGATCCACGATTTCACTATTCGGTACAAGTCGTTTAGGGCGATACGAACCCACTGAGAGAATTTGACTGTTACCCATCGCGGGAAGTTTTAAATTCATATGTGCCTTCCTGCAAATTCTCGAGCAGCGTCAATATCGAGCGCACTCTTTAAGGCGAAGCTTTCAATTTCAGGAAATGCGCGTTTAAATAAGCCAACCAGAGTTCCAGCCGGCGGCAGTTCAATGACACCCGTAACTCCCATTGTTTTTAGACTCTGCATGCAAAGATCCCATCGAACTGGATTAGTAATCTGATTTACTATTCGAGCCACGATTTCACTTCCAGTTCTTACTACTACACCATCTTTATTTGAGATAAATGGTATTAATGGTTGGCGGGTGGTTACTGTGGCCGCTAAATCGCTCAGCGGTGCAACTGCTGAGTGCATGTATGGGGTATGAAAAGCGCCAGCGACTGAAAGTGCGCGCACTCGCGCCCCAAGCGGGGGATTTTCGCCAAGTACGGCCAG from Candidatus Planktophila sp. includes:
- a CDS encoding beta-ketoacyl-ACP synthase III translates to MNLKLPAMGNSQILSVGSYRPKRLVPNSEIVDRIDSSDEWIQQRTGIQSRRFAGPDETIITMAQAACEMALKRANLTIADIDTLILATITYPFQAPSAATDLINLLGNPKAAAFDLSAACAGFCYGVAMASDLVRTGTAKNVLVVGVEKLSDFTDPNDRATAFIFGDGAGAVVIGRSDEARIGPVAWGSDADSRDAILLSPAYTEFRYSPDKGVSEIGWPNISQQGQAVYRWAVFTVSKVGIKALEAAGVRPDELGAFIPHQANMRIIESMAKEIKIPSHVVIADDIRVNGNTSAASIPLAMEVLLEKHPQLHGELALLIGYGAGLVFAAQVVQLPPKP
- a CDS encoding acyl carrier protein; translation: MALAQADVLSGLKEIVEEVAGIPAASIELDKNFTEDLEVDSLSMVEVVVAAEERFGVKIPDEAVTDLVTVGDAVNFIVNAAK